A DNA window from Blastocatellia bacterium contains the following coding sequences:
- a CDS encoding proline--tRNA ligase yields MRWSKLFVPTLREDPADAEVTSHRLLVRAGFIRQLTAGVYSLLPLGQRARLKVMKIIREEMARIGGQEFLLPALHPAEIWKESGRWQVMGDNMFRLRDRKNTEMCLGMTHEEIFTAIARHAISSYRQLPQVWYQIQTKFRDEARPKSGLLRVREFTMKDAYSFDVDRAGLDKAFQDQHDAYSRIFTRCGLKFTPVEASSGAMGGSQSTEFMVRTEAGEDRIAVCEQCGYAANVEKAIARLEAIDDGDGLAQPEEFPTPGVRTIDDLTTFPGGAAADHQIKTLVYVLDDRLALVLMRGDHELNETKLQDATGALDIRPAHPEEIRDALGASAGSLGAVGVTRASHSRVTLIIADDALRGRRGMTTGANKDDHHLRGVAIDRDIQVDKWASLRTVQSGEGCPNCEGTLDVFKAVEIGHIFKLGTKYSASMGANVLTAEGTEVPIVMGSYGIGVERVLVAAVELFNDEAGIIWPAAIAPFSVVITPVNVRDAALLEAAEKLYSDLEAAGVDVLLDDRDERAGVKFNDADLIGIPYRVTVGKKIKDGKVEVLTRATRQSEDVAIETLVETLGARLKANG; encoded by the coding sequence ATGCGATGGTCTAAACTGTTTGTCCCGACTCTGCGCGAAGACCCGGCGGACGCCGAGGTCACCAGCCACCGCTTGCTGGTGCGCGCCGGCTTCATCCGCCAGCTCACCGCCGGTGTCTACAGCCTGCTGCCGCTCGGGCAGCGCGCCCGTCTGAAGGTCATGAAGATCATCCGCGAAGAGATGGCCCGTATCGGCGGGCAGGAATTTTTATTGCCCGCCTTACACCCGGCTGAGATATGGAAAGAGTCGGGCCGCTGGCAGGTCATGGGCGACAATATGTTCCGCCTGCGCGACCGCAAGAATACTGAGATGTGCCTCGGCATGACGCATGAAGAGATTTTCACGGCCATCGCCCGCCACGCCATCAGCTCGTACCGCCAGTTGCCGCAGGTCTGGTATCAGATTCAGACTAAGTTCCGTGATGAAGCACGCCCCAAGTCCGGCCTGCTGCGCGTCCGCGAGTTCACCATGAAAGATGCCTACTCGTTCGACGTTGACCGCGCCGGATTAGACAAAGCCTTTCAGGACCAGCACGACGCCTACTCCCGCATTTTCACGCGCTGCGGCTTGAAATTCACGCCGGTCGAAGCCAGCTCCGGAGCGATGGGCGGCAGTCAGTCCACCGAGTTTATGGTGCGCACGGAGGCCGGCGAAGACCGCATCGCCGTCTGTGAGCAATGCGGCTATGCGGCCAACGTCGAGAAAGCCATCGCGCGGCTAGAGGCGATTGACGACGGCGACGGATTGGCGCAGCCCGAAGAGTTTCCGACGCCCGGCGTGCGCACGATTGATGACCTGACGACATTTCCCGGCGGCGCCGCAGCCGATCACCAGATTAAGACGCTGGTCTACGTGCTGGACGACCGGCTGGCGCTCGTCTTGATGCGCGGCGACCACGAGCTGAACGAGACCAAGTTGCAAGACGCGACCGGCGCGCTCGACATCAGACCGGCGCACCCCGAAGAGATTCGTGACGCGCTCGGCGCTTCCGCCGGCAGTCTCGGCGCGGTGGGGGTGACGCGCGCCTCGCACTCGCGCGTGACGTTGATCATTGCCGACGACGCTTTGCGCGGGCGGCGCGGCATGACGACTGGCGCGAATAAGGATGACCATCACCTGCGTGGCGTCGCCATTGATCGCGACATCCAGGTGGACAAGTGGGCTTCGCTGCGCACGGTGCAGAGCGGCGAAGGCTGCCCGAACTGCGAAGGCACGCTCGACGTTTTCAAGGCGGTCGAGATCGGCCACATCTTCAAGCTCGGCACCAAGTACAGCGCGAGCATGGGCGCCAACGTGCTGACGGCGGAGGGCACGGAAGTGCCGATTGTCATGGGCAGCTACGGCATCGGCGTCGAGCGCGTGCTGGTGGCGGCGGTCGAGCTGTTCAACGACGAGGCGGGCATCATCTGGCCGGCGGCCATCGCGCCCTTTTCAGTCGTCATCACTCCGGTGAACGTCCGCGACGCGGCGCTGCTTGAGGCCGCCGAAAAGCTTTACAGTGACCTTGAAGCCGCCGGCGTTGACGTCTTGCTCGACGACCGCGACGAACGCGCCGGCGTCAAATTCAACGACGCCGACCTGATCGGCATCCCCTATCGCGTGACGGTCGGCAAGAAGATCAAGGACGGCAAGGTCGAGGTGCTGACGCGCGCCACGCGCCAATCGGAAGATGTCGCCATCGAAACACTCGTCGAAACCTTAGGCGCACGGCTTAAGGCAAATGGCTAA
- the guaB gene encoding IMP dehydrogenase, producing the protein MLAGEIQEGLTFDDVTLIPARSDVLPTEADTTTRFSRNIPVNIPVSSSAMDTVTESHLAIAIAQQGGIGVVHKNLSVEEQRDEVDKVKRSESGMIVDPVTMTPDRRISDAMDVMDRYRISGVPIVEANGHLVGILTNRDLRFETRLDLSISEVMTKDNLITVPVGTTLNEAKAILQRYRVEKLLVVDDNYRLKGLITVKDIQKAIKYPLAAKDDLGRLRVAAAIGATGDYLERAEELVRARVDALVIDTAHGHTEGVIAAIKKVKSRFPELDVVAGNIATADAAKDLILAGADAIKTGMGPGSICTTRVVSGAGMPQITAILETARAARGSGVPVIADGGIKYSGDIAKAVAAGADSVMIGSLFAGTDESPGEIILYQGRSFKTYRGMGSLGAMKEGSKDRYGQASEAQSKLVPEGIEGRVPHKGPLSALVHQLVGGLRSGMGYCGCRTIAEMHERARFMRVTSAGLRESHVHDVIITKEAPNYQLE; encoded by the coding sequence ATGCTTGCTGGTGAAATCCAAGAGGGCCTGACTTTTGACGACGTAACCCTCATCCCGGCGCGCAGCGACGTCCTGCCGACCGAAGCCGACACGACGACGCGCTTTTCGCGCAACATTCCGGTTAACATCCCCGTCTCATCATCGGCGATGGACACGGTGACCGAATCGCACCTGGCCATTGCTATCGCCCAGCAAGGCGGCATCGGCGTCGTTCACAAGAACCTATCCGTCGAAGAGCAGCGCGACGAAGTCGACAAGGTGAAACGCAGCGAATCGGGCATGATTGTTGACCCGGTGACGATGACGCCCGACCGCCGCATCAGCGATGCTATGGATGTCATGGATCGCTACCGTATCTCCGGCGTGCCGATTGTCGAGGCCAACGGCCATCTCGTCGGCATCCTGACCAACCGCGACCTGAGATTTGAGACGCGGCTCGACCTGTCGATCAGCGAGGTGATGACGAAGGACAATCTCATCACCGTTCCGGTCGGCACGACGCTCAACGAGGCGAAAGCCATCCTGCAACGCTACCGGGTCGAGAAGCTGCTGGTCGTCGACGACAACTACCGGCTCAAAGGCTTGATCACCGTCAAAGACATTCAGAAAGCCATCAAGTACCCGCTGGCCGCCAAAGACGACCTCGGACGCTTGCGCGTCGCCGCGGCCATCGGCGCGACCGGCGATTACCTGGAGCGCGCCGAAGAGCTGGTGCGCGCCCGCGTGGATGCGCTGGTCATCGACACGGCGCACGGTCACACGGAAGGCGTCATCGCCGCCATCAAAAAGGTCAAGAGCCGCTTCCCCGAGCTGGATGTCGTCGCCGGCAACATCGCCACTGCCGACGCCGCGAAAGATTTGATCCTTGCCGGCGCTGACGCCATCAAGACCGGCATGGGTCCCGGCAGCATCTGCACGACGCGCGTCGTCAGCGGCGCCGGCATGCCGCAGATCACTGCCATCCTGGAGACGGCGCGGGCGGCGCGTGGGTCGGGGGTGCCGGTCATCGCCGACGGCGGCATCAAGTATTCGGGTGACATCGCCAAAGCCGTCGCCGCCGGCGCTGATTCCGTGATGATCGGCTCGCTGTTCGCCGGCACGGACGAGAGCCCCGGCGAGATCATTCTCTATCAGGGTCGCTCGTTCAAAACCTATCGCGGCATGGGATCGCTCGGCGCGATGAAGGAAGGCAGCAAAGATCGTTACGGCCAGGCGAGCGAAGCGCAAAGCAAGCTCGTGCCTGAAGGCATCGAAGGCCGCGTGCCGCATAAAGGGCCGCTCTCGGCGCTGGTCCATCAACTGGTCGGCGGCCTGCGCTCAGGGATGGGCTACTGCGGCTGTCGCACGATTGCCGAGATGCACGAGCGCGCACGCTTCATGCGCGTCACCTCCGCAGGGCTGCGCGAGAGCCACGTCCACGACGTCATCATCACCAAAGAAGCGCCGAATTACCAACTGGAATAA
- a CDS encoding HU family DNA-binding protein has translation MNKTQLIRESARRSGLSQQKAARGVEAVLAIIKRELGDESQIAIRGLGRLQSKPKRAGFVPPQADGAPPRPIPAGRAVRLKATRKAVASLNTEQPLTLDAFESNSGGMIAMSNETNNPNTNEGSALGLDVGTSRLVMASGSATQIKSKAELNAFITVPYSKFTENILKQNKVSYQLNGGSTLQIFGNEAARFANVFNTEVRRPMMDGTLNPTEEYSLSVMQAIIQQLVKKTRHGETLRFSVPGALRGGGSPDLVYHEAMLRDMLNQMGYNAKGVNEGLAVVFSELEKENFSGIGISCGGGMCNVALAFMSIPVMTFSLAKAGDYIDRSVGQVTGEVATRIRTIKEESLDLSSAPRSKYENALHVYYDDVILSLVEGLRGALAETKNMPRIDKAIPIVLSGGTARPKGFLDKFRQAIERDGFPLEISEIRMAGDPLTATARGCLIAAMYDA, from the coding sequence ATGAACAAGACCCAGCTCATTCGAGAATCGGCGCGGCGCAGCGGGCTTTCGCAACAGAAAGCGGCGCGCGGCGTCGAAGCCGTGCTGGCGATCATCAAGCGCGAGCTGGGTGATGAGAGTCAGATCGCTATTCGCGGGCTTGGCCGCTTGCAGTCAAAGCCCAAACGCGCCGGTTTCGTGCCGCCGCAGGCGGACGGTGCGCCCCCTCGACCTATTCCCGCAGGCCGTGCCGTGCGCTTGAAAGCGACGCGCAAAGCCGTTGCCAGTCTGAACACAGAGCAGCCCCTCACGCTCGATGCGTTTGAATCAAATTCTGGAGGAATGATTGCCATGTCAAATGAAACCAATAACCCGAACACCAATGAGGGCTCGGCTCTGGGACTCGATGTCGGCACCAGCCGGCTGGTGATGGCCAGCGGCTCGGCCACCCAGATCAAATCCAAAGCCGAGTTGAACGCCTTCATCACCGTGCCGTATTCCAAGTTTACCGAAAACATTCTCAAGCAGAACAAGGTGAGCTATCAGCTCAATGGTGGCTCGACGCTGCAAATTTTCGGCAACGAAGCGGCGCGCTTCGCCAACGTCTTCAACACCGAAGTCCGCCGCCCGATGATGGACGGCACGCTCAACCCGACCGAAGAGTATTCGCTGTCGGTGATGCAGGCCATCATCCAGCAATTGGTGAAGAAGACCAGGCACGGCGAGACCCTGCGCTTTAGCGTGCCGGGCGCGCTGCGCGGCGGCGGCTCGCCCGACCTCGTCTATCACGAAGCCATGCTGCGCGACATGCTCAACCAGATGGGCTATAACGCCAAAGGCGTCAACGAGGGGCTGGCGGTGGTCTTTTCGGAGCTGGAGAAAGAGAACTTCAGCGGCATCGGCATCAGTTGTGGCGGCGGCATGTGCAATGTCGCGCTCGCCTTCATGTCGATCCCGGTGATGACCTTCAGCCTCGCCAAGGCCGGCGATTACATTGATCGCAGCGTTGGCCAGGTGACCGGCGAAGTCGCCACGCGCATCCGCACTATCAAAGAAGAGAGCCTCGATCTGTCGAGCGCCCCGCGCAGCAAGTACGAGAACGCGCTGCACGTCTACTACGACGACGTCATCCTGTCGCTGGTCGAAGGGCTGCGCGGCGCGCTGGCCGAGACCAAGAATATGCCGCGCATTGACAAGGCCATCCCAATCGTCCTGAGCGGCGGCACGGCGCGACCGAAAGGCTTCCTCGACAAGTTCCGCCAGGCCATCGAGCGCGACGGCTTCCCGCTGGAGATCAGCGAGATTCGCATGGCCGGCGACCCGCTGACGGCCACGGCGCGCGGCTGTCTGATCGCCGCGATGTACGACGCCTAA
- a CDS encoding class I SAM-dependent methyltransferase — protein MSFDTKTTWDACGAAFDRYTSTEDSYSENVERLVIESLLGDLSGASALDLGCGSATYSTRLAARGARVVGVDLSATMLGLAGERARTDEVELDLLIADIGKPLPFSSAQFDLVFTATALHYVEDLQSAMCEMARVLRPRGCLIASVLHPMSTGRFPVRDGDAAGSDEWEGRARWPARYFAAAPRRIQTPWLGCGEVPDEGRHLDCFHHTLSDYFAAMQSAGLRLTQLREPVPPAAFAAKNAARYEEAMSLPLFLVFAACK, from the coding sequence ATGAGCTTCGATACCAAGACAACCTGGGACGCTTGCGGCGCGGCTTTTGACCGTTACACGTCAACCGAAGATTCTTACTCGGAAAACGTCGAGCGGCTGGTGATCGAATCGCTGCTCGGTGATCTGTCGGGCGCGAGCGCGCTCGATCTAGGCTGCGGGTCGGCAACCTACTCGACGCGGCTGGCGGCGCGCGGCGCGCGGGTCGTCGGCGTTGATCTTTCGGCGACAATGTTGGGGCTCGCAGGCGAGCGGGCACGCACAGATGAGGTTGAGCTGGATTTGCTAATCGCAGACATCGGCAAGCCTCTGCCCTTTTCAAGCGCGCAATTCGATCTCGTCTTCACCGCGACGGCGCTGCACTATGTCGAAGACCTGCAAAGCGCGATGTGTGAGATGGCCCGTGTGCTGCGACCGCGGGGATGCTTGATCGCCAGCGTCTTGCACCCGATGAGCACGGGGCGGTTTCCTGTGCGTGATGGCGACGCCGCCGGCTCGGATGAATGGGAAGGGCGCGCGCGCTGGCCGGCGCGTTATTTCGCCGCGGCGCCGCGGCGCATCCAAACGCCGTGGCTCGGTTGCGGCGAGGTGCCCGACGAAGGCCGCCACCTCGACTGTTTTCATCACACCCTCAGCGATTATTTCGCGGCGATGCAGTCGGCAGGGCTGCGCCTGACGCAGCTCCGCGAGCCTGTGCCGCCCGCTGCGTTCGCCGCCAAGAATGCCGCGCGTTATGAAGAGGCCATGAGCCTGCCGCTTTTCTTGGTCTTTGCGGCTTGCAAATGA
- a CDS encoding N-acetylmuramoyl-L-alanine amidase yields the protein MQDINPQNLRHAKLVDRYSRYIKSPILRLRFLQSAMKIEPPAGFTNRVPIVGTLPYRALLIVELSKVMPVNEAAPLALRLTALLYRLRYGVYAACVIVALGAGAGLGYAMMNVASHFLASTEAKGAGTEQADVANSNANASEAVAHIGSEAGLTLDKVWLAEQGGGYEFYSNGARVLTEYQTAGERRDFYRFPSDQVARGADDGQRQSQPLGIVYHVSEGDQLPFDNQYNQSLQTHSKALLEYARAHRLYNYVIDRFGRVYRVVRDEETANHAGNSVWSDGRDIYVNLNASFLGVCFEGQSRRGKAVGADGINEAQIYAARQLTAVLRSKYQISDANCVTHGLVSVNPSNKLMGYHTDWVAGFPFSAIGLTDKNETEIAAISRLGFNYDSAYLAAAGGRRWPGLDKADASLRDTARQSGVNVEEKRAALQEVYERLYARQRALEKVTSDE from the coding sequence ATGCAGGACATAAATCCACAAAACCTCAGACACGCGAAACTGGTTGATCGCTATTCGCGTTACATCAAGTCGCCGATTCTGCGGCTGAGGTTTTTGCAGAGCGCGATGAAGATCGAGCCGCCCGCGGGCTTCACCAATCGCGTGCCGATTGTCGGCACGCTTCCCTATCGCGCCTTGTTGATCGTTGAACTGTCGAAAGTCATGCCGGTCAACGAAGCCGCGCCGCTGGCCTTGCGGCTCACGGCGCTGCTCTACCGCCTGCGCTATGGCGTTTACGCCGCCTGTGTGATTGTGGCGCTCGGGGCCGGCGCGGGATTGGGATACGCGATGATGAATGTCGCCAGTCATTTTCTCGCCTCGACCGAAGCGAAAGGCGCGGGGACCGAGCAAGCCGACGTCGCCAACTCGAACGCCAATGCCAGCGAAGCCGTAGCGCACATCGGCTCTGAGGCGGGGCTGACGCTCGATAAGGTCTGGCTTGCCGAGCAAGGCGGCGGCTACGAGTTTTACAGCAATGGCGCGCGCGTGCTCACTGAATATCAGACGGCGGGCGAACGGCGCGACTTTTACCGCTTCCCGTCTGATCAGGTGGCGCGCGGCGCGGACGACGGCCAACGGCAGAGCCAGCCGCTCGGCATCGTCTATCACGTTTCCGAAGGCGATCAGTTGCCCTTTGACAATCAGTATAACCAGTCGCTGCAAACGCACTCGAAGGCGCTGCTCGAATATGCGCGGGCGCACCGGCTCTACAATTATGTGATTGACCGTTTCGGGCGCGTCTACCGCGTCGTGCGCGACGAAGAGACGGCCAACCACGCCGGCAACTCGGTCTGGAGCGACGGGCGCGACATCTACGTGAACTTGAACGCCAGCTTCCTCGGCGTCTGCTTTGAAGGCCAGTCGCGGCGCGGCAAAGCGGTCGGCGCCGACGGCATCAACGAGGCGCAGATTTACGCGGCGCGCCAGTTGACCGCCGTGTTGCGCTCGAAGTATCAGATCAGTGACGCCAACTGCGTGACCCACGGCCTGGTCAGCGTCAACCCGTCGAATAAGCTGATGGGCTATCACACAGACTGGGTAGCGGGCTTCCCGTTTTCGGCCATTGGATTGACGGACAAGAACGAGACCGAGATCGCGGCGATTTCGCGGCTCGGCTTCAACTATGATTCGGCTTACCTGGCCGCCGCCGGCGGGCGGCGCTGGCCCGGCCTCGACAAAGCCGACGCCAGCTTGCGCGATACGGCGCGGCAGAGCGGCGTGAATGTCGAAGAGAAGCGCGCGGCGCTACAGGAAGTCTACGAGCGCCTGTACGCCAGGCAGCGCGCTTTGGAGAAAGTGACAAGTGACGAGTGA